Proteins from one Staphylococcus sp. IVB6214 genomic window:
- a CDS encoding acylphosphatase, with amino-acid sequence MKRYLISVHGRVQGVGFRYFTERLALKYHVTGTVQNVNDYVEVIAQGESENLKAFVQAVVNGASPASSVTHHHIEALNIVPQEEKFKVLG; translated from the coding sequence ATGAAACGTTATTTAATCAGTGTTCATGGCCGCGTTCAAGGTGTCGGGTTTCGTTATTTTACAGAACGACTTGCATTAAAATATCACGTGACAGGAACTGTACAAAACGTAAATGACTACGTTGAAGTCATTGCACAAGGTGAAAGTGAAAATCTTAAAGCTTTTGTACAGGCAGTGGTTAATGGCGCATCCCCTGCTTCATCGGTGACACATCATCATATTGAAGCACTGAATATTGTACCACAGGAAGAGAAATTTAAAGTACTGGGATAA
- a CDS encoding 5-bromo-4-chloroindolyl phosphate hydrolysis family protein, producing MRYNLSRILGVVVGVPVATVSFIASTIGLDIQWIFDLLIGGVGFVLGYVPTQRLSSKNYLNELGLSRKDYRYIHHQMNVAQGKVKRIFKSFINVRSIQDFKLVNDIYRLARTINQIVRQKPNQFYQIESFYYSHIDHALNLIENYTHLSKMPMKSAADQQALYQTRITLEEIKRTLIADLKRVNEPRYNQLDTEMRLSKLYLSEKEKEHANDTKQ from the coding sequence ATGAGATATAATTTATCGCGTATATTAGGTGTTGTTGTAGGCGTTCCAGTTGCAACAGTATCATTCATTGCAAGTACAATTGGATTAGATATTCAATGGATTTTCGATCTATTGATTGGTGGTGTTGGTTTCGTATTAGGTTACGTCCCTACGCAACGGTTGTCTTCTAAAAATTATTTAAATGAACTTGGATTATCACGTAAAGATTATCGTTATATACATCACCAGATGAATGTTGCACAAGGCAAAGTAAAACGTATCTTCAAATCATTTATCAATGTGCGATCTATTCAAGATTTTAAGTTAGTCAATGATATTTATCGATTGGCAAGAACGATTAATCAAATTGTGCGTCAAAAGCCGAATCAATTTTATCAAATAGAAAGTTTTTATTATTCACATATTGATCATGCGCTTAATCTAATAGAAAACTACACGCATCTATCAAAAATGCCGATGAAATCAGCAGCAGATCAACAGGCATTGTATCAAACACGCATTACACTAGAAGAGATTAAACGTACATTAATTGCTGATCTCAAGCGTGTCAATGAACCACGTTACAACCAATTAGATACGGAAATGCGCTTATCTAAATTATACTTAAGTGAAAAAGAAAAGGAGCATGCTAATGACACAAAACAATAA
- a CDS encoding toxic anion resistance protein — MTQNNKTQTTMSHPLDQYFTSFERDNHLQEVPLPTEGPDEVVGPQFSEQDQQKIQQLAKEIEPLNNDSLMKFGSNAQSHLSSFSHQMLDNIQSKDIGPIGETLENLMKKLREIDPEDLSQKEENFLKKVFKRSKASMQQVFSRMQSVSAQVDRISVELDKNKSELVKDVRLLDGLYQQNKDYYDVLNLYIAAAERKKEDLTQNVLPQLREKARTSDNQMAVQEVADMEQFIDRLEKRIYDLQLSRQITLQSAPQIRMIQNINQALAEKIQSSILTSIPLWKNQMAIALTLNRQNKAVTAQKQVTDTTNEMLIRNSEMLRQNARVTAEENERGIVDIDTLKTTQDNIIQTIEETLQIQADGRQKRQQAEQDLKQLEQDLRSRLLTAKDQRNDFQ, encoded by the coding sequence ATGACACAAAACAATAAAACACAAACAACAATGAGTCATCCGTTAGATCAATACTTCACCTCGTTTGAACGAGATAACCATTTGCAGGAAGTGCCACTTCCAACAGAAGGACCAGATGAAGTAGTAGGACCTCAATTTTCAGAACAAGACCAACAGAAAATCCAACAGTTGGCAAAAGAAATTGAGCCTCTGAATAACGATAGCTTAATGAAATTTGGCTCTAATGCACAGTCACATTTATCAAGTTTTTCACATCAGATGTTAGACAACATTCAGTCAAAAGATATTGGGCCGATTGGTGAGACGCTGGAAAACTTAATGAAAAAATTGAGAGAAATTGATCCTGAAGATTTATCACAAAAAGAAGAGAATTTTTTGAAGAAAGTTTTCAAAAGATCAAAAGCATCAATGCAACAAGTATTTTCACGTATGCAATCTGTGAGTGCACAAGTTGATCGAATCTCTGTTGAGTTAGATAAGAATAAATCAGAATTAGTAAAAGATGTTCGCTTATTAGATGGCCTATATCAACAAAATAAAGATTATTATGATGTATTAAACTTATATATTGCAGCAGCAGAGCGTAAAAAAGAAGATTTAACACAAAATGTATTGCCTCAATTGCGTGAGAAAGCACGGACTTCAGACAATCAGATGGCCGTACAGGAAGTTGCAGATATGGAACAATTCATTGATCGATTAGAGAAGCGTATTTATGACCTTCAATTATCACGTCAAATCACATTACAATCTGCACCACAGATTCGTATGATTCAAAACATTAACCAAGCATTAGCAGAAAAAATTCAAAGTTCAATTTTGACAAGTATTCCATTATGGAAAAATCAAATGGCAATAGCACTAACCTTAAACCGTCAAAATAAAGCTGTGACAGCACAAAAACAAGTGACGGATACAACGAATGAAATGCTAATTCGTAACTCTGAAATGTTACGTCAGAATGCACGCGTCACTGCAGAAGAGAACGAACGTGGAATTGTAGATATTGACACGTTGAAAACGACACAAGATAATATTATTCAAACGATTGAAGAAACATTACAGATTCAAGCTGATGGGCGTCAGAAACGTCAACAAGCTGAACAAGATTTAAAACAGCTGGAACAAGATTTACGATCACGTTTACTGACAGCAAAAGATCAAAGAAATGACTTTCAATAA
- the brnQ gene encoding branched-chain amino acid transport system II carrier protein, with the protein MNKNTLVIGFMLFAIFFGAGNLIFPPSLGLASGQYFWPSIIAFVVTGIGLPLLGVVVGALDKEGYIGAINKIHPAFSVVFLVVIYLTIGPLFAIPRTASTSFEMTVTPIINSSSAVWLFVFSVVYFLVVLYLCFNPGKIVDRIGAILTPLLLITILAMIVKGFFDFGGNPNAMADPEVYKSNISGFSKGFTEGYLTMDAIAAIAFSMIVVNAVKSTGVKTADQIFKQTAMAGLIATAALAFIYISLGFIGNHMVISEETMKHLTENNQNIGAYQLITIAATGYGAFGKYLLGIIVALACLTTACGLVVSVSEYFHSILPKLSYKTYVVIFTLISFVLSNLGLNSVIQLSIPVLLIIYPVAITTVFLILIARFVPTRRITQQITVAVVSLVSILSVFNSNGWLKLSFIDNLPLHDYSLEWFPIAVITLLIGYVIGAFVKSSNVIVYEKE; encoded by the coding sequence ATGAACAAAAATACATTAGTTATTGGTTTTATGTTATTTGCAATATTTTTTGGGGCAGGTAACCTGATTTTCCCACCTAGCTTAGGTTTAGCAAGTGGTCAATATTTTTGGCCATCAATTATTGCCTTTGTCGTTACTGGTATTGGTTTACCTTTACTAGGTGTTGTTGTCGGTGCACTCGACAAAGAAGGGTACATCGGTGCAATTAATAAAATTCACCCTGCATTCTCAGTAGTGTTCTTAGTTGTTATTTACTTAACAATCGGACCATTATTCGCTATCCCACGTACAGCTTCAACATCTTTTGAGATGACGGTAACACCAATCATTAATTCAAGTAGCGCTGTTTGGTTATTTGTTTTCTCAGTAGTTTACTTTTTAGTTGTACTATACTTATGTTTCAACCCTGGTAAGATTGTAGACCGTATCGGTGCGATTTTAACACCATTATTACTTATCACAATCCTTGCGATGATTGTAAAAGGTTTCTTTGACTTTGGTGGGAATCCTAATGCAATGGCTGATCCAGAAGTATATAAATCAAACATCTCTGGTTTCTCAAAAGGATTTACTGAAGGTTACTTAACTATGGATGCGATTGCAGCGATCGCTTTCTCAATGATTGTTGTCAATGCTGTAAAATCAACTGGCGTTAAAACAGCTGACCAAATCTTCAAACAAACTGCAATGGCAGGTCTTATTGCAACAGCCGCTCTTGCTTTTATCTACATTTCATTAGGCTTTATCGGTAACCATATGGTTATTAGTGAAGAAACAATGAAACATTTGACTGAGAACAATCAAAACATTGGTGCTTATCAGTTAATTACAATTGCAGCAACTGGTTACGGTGCTTTTGGTAAATACTTACTTGGTATTATCGTAGCACTTGCATGTTTAACAACAGCTTGTGGATTAGTAGTATCTGTAAGTGAGTACTTCCACAGTATTTTACCGAAGTTATCATACAAAACATACGTTGTAATCTTTACGTTAATCAGTTTTGTATTATCTAACTTAGGATTGAACTCAGTGATTCAACTTTCAATCCCAGTACTATTGATTATTTACCCAGTTGCAATCACTACTGTATTCTTAATATTAATCGCACGTTTTGTTCCAACACGTCGCATTACGCAACAAATCACAGTGGCAGTAGTTTCATTAGTATCGATTTTAAGTGTATTCAACTCAAACGGTTGGTTAAAACTCTCATTTATCGATAACTTACCACTACATGACTACTCATTAGAATGGTTCCCAATTGCAGTTATTACATTATTAATTGGTTATGTTATTGGTGCTTTCGTGAAGTCATCTAATGTCATTGTATACGAAAAAGAATAA
- a CDS encoding MoxR family ATPase, whose amino-acid sequence MTQVNTGYINADKTVFGDAEKLFSLNKNILLKGPTGSGKTRLAETLSETTNIPMHQINCSVDLDAESLLGFKTIKTSENGHQEIVFIDGPVIKAMREGHILYIDEINMAKPETLPILNGVLDYRRQLTNPFTGEVIKAAPGFKVIAAINEGYVGTLPMNEALKNRFVVINVEYIDGDTLHQVIKAQSLLQDDALIDQIIKFNEDLRTMTQQGQLSEEAASIRALIDMSDLATVMPIERAIQRTIIDKLEDEREQQAVQNAVELNF is encoded by the coding sequence ATGACTCAAGTAAATACTGGTTATATTAACGCAGATAAGACTGTTTTTGGTGATGCTGAAAAACTATTCAGCTTGAATAAAAACATCTTACTTAAAGGACCTACTGGTTCAGGGAAAACACGTTTAGCTGAAACATTAAGTGAAACAACAAATATTCCAATGCACCAAATCAACTGTTCTGTCGATTTAGATGCAGAAAGCTTACTCGGCTTTAAAACGATTAAAACTTCAGAAAATGGTCATCAAGAAATTGTTTTTATTGATGGTCCTGTAATTAAAGCAATGCGCGAGGGACACATTTTATATATTGATGAAATTAACATGGCCAAACCTGAAACTTTACCTATTTTAAATGGTGTGCTTGACTATCGCCGTCAATTGACAAATCCATTTACAGGGGAAGTCATCAAAGCTGCGCCAGGCTTTAAGGTCATTGCAGCAATCAATGAAGGTTACGTCGGAACATTGCCAATGAACGAAGCATTAAAAAACCGTTTTGTTGTGATCAATGTTGAATATATAGATGGTGATACTTTGCATCAAGTTATCAAAGCACAAAGCTTATTACAAGACGATGCATTAATCGATCAAATTATTAAGTTTAATGAAGATTTGCGTACGATGACCCAACAAGGTCAACTTTCTGAAGAAGCTGCGAGTATTCGTGCGCTAATCGATATGAGTGACCTTGCAACTGTCATGCCAATTGAACGTGCAATTCAACGTACAATAATTGATAAGTTAGAAGATGAGCGTGAACAACAAGCTGTGCAGAATGCTGTAGAACTGAACTTTTAG
- a CDS encoding DUF6501 family protein, with amino-acid sequence MLHETWKETTPIKQVKVVHTDAKKFTVSDMLTIGKTYDVVNETEEYYQIIDNSGHVGGYYKTYFEEV; translated from the coding sequence ATGTTACATGAAACTTGGAAAGAAACAACGCCAATTAAGCAAGTAAAAGTCGTACATACCGATGCGAAAAAGTTCACAGTAAGTGATATGTTGACAATCGGTAAAACTTACGATGTTGTTAATGAAACAGAAGAATATTATCAAATCATTGATAACTCTGGTCATGTTGGTGGCTATTATAAAACATATTTTGAAGAAGTATAA
- the sucB gene encoding dihydrolipoyllysine-residue succinyltransferase — MAEVKVPELAESITEGTIAEWLKEVGDTVEKGEAILELETDKVNVEVVSEEEGTIQELLAEAGDTVEVGQAIAIVGEGGAKPAEKKAEEKPAAKEEKASEPEPSKEKEEETSSSSNDRVNATPSARRAAREKGIDLAELNAKSGDILRKEDVERGVKPAEQKAEKKAEKPAAPQNPSKPVIREKMNRRKQTAARKLLEVSNNTAMLTTFNEVDMTNVMELRKRKKEKFMEDHNGTKLGFMSFFTKAAVAALKKYPEVNAEIDGEYMVTKQFYDIGVAVSTPGGLLVPNVRDCDKKNFAEIEEEIANLAAKARDNKLSLDDMINGSFTITNGGIFGSMMSTPIINGNQAAILGMHSIITRPIAIDKDTIENRPMMYLALSYDHRIIDGKEAVGFLKTIKELIENPEDLLLES; from the coding sequence ATGGCAGAGGTAAAAGTTCCAGAATTAGCAGAATCAATTACAGAAGGTACCATTGCAGAATGGTTGAAAGAAGTCGGCGATACTGTCGAAAAAGGGGAAGCAATCTTAGAACTTGAAACAGATAAAGTAAACGTTGAAGTTGTTTCTGAAGAAGAAGGTACAATCCAAGAACTACTTGCTGAAGCAGGCGATACAGTTGAGGTGGGGCAAGCAATTGCAATCGTTGGTGAAGGCGGTGCAAAACCTGCTGAGAAGAAAGCTGAAGAGAAACCAGCTGCTAAAGAAGAAAAAGCATCTGAACCAGAGCCATCAAAAGAGAAAGAAGAAGAAACATCTTCATCATCAAACGATCGCGTGAATGCTACGCCGTCTGCACGTCGTGCTGCTCGTGAAAAAGGTATTGATTTAGCAGAATTAAATGCAAAATCAGGTGATATTTTACGCAAAGAAGATGTTGAACGTGGTGTAAAACCTGCTGAACAAAAAGCTGAGAAAAAAGCTGAAAAACCAGCAGCACCACAAAACCCTTCAAAACCAGTGATTCGTGAAAAGATGAATCGCAGAAAACAAACAGCTGCTCGTAAATTACTAGAAGTAAGTAACAACACAGCAATGTTAACAACATTCAATGAAGTTGACATGACAAACGTGATGGAACTTAGAAAACGTAAAAAAGAAAAGTTCATGGAAGATCACAATGGTACAAAACTTGGCTTTATGTCTTTCTTCACAAAAGCAGCAGTTGCAGCATTGAAGAAATATCCAGAAGTAAATGCTGAAATTGATGGCGAATACATGGTAACAAAACAGTTCTATGATATTGGTGTTGCCGTATCAACACCAGGTGGTTTATTAGTACCAAACGTTCGCGACTGTGATAAGAAAAACTTCGCTGAAATTGAAGAAGAAATTGCAAACTTAGCTGCCAAAGCACGTGATAATAAACTATCACTTGATGATATGATTAATGGCTCATTTACGATTACAAATGGTGGTATTTTCGGATCAATGATGTCAACACCAATTATTAATGGTAATCAAGCTGCAATTTTAGGTATGCACTCTATCATTACTCGACCAATTGCAATTGATAAAGATACAATTGAAAACAGACCAATGATGTACTTAGCATTAAGCTATGACCACCGTATCATCGATGGTAAAGAAGCTGTTGGATTCTTAAAAACGATTAAAGAATTAATCGAAAATCCAGAAGATTTATTGCTTGAATCATAA
- a CDS encoding 2-oxoglutarate dehydrogenase E1 component has protein sequence MKNDKQVSEAPVNFGANLGLMLELYDQFLDDPNSVSEDLQVLFSTIKNDNTSYSNTSMQSSSGDNTIKRVMRLIDNIRQYGHLLADIYPVNRPQRTNIPKLNIEDFNLDQATLEKIPAEIISDHFKDIYPNAFEAIKRMEKRYKGSIAFEYTHINNNKERVWLKRRIETPYKATLNEDEKIELFKLLAHVEGFEKYLHKNFVGAKRFSIEGVDALVPMIAQIIKRAAENEIKNIQIGMAHRGRLNVLTHILKKPYEMMLSEFMHTDPMTFLPEDGSLTLTSGWTSDVKYHLGGVKTIQTHGIEQRITLANNPSHLEIVAPVVIGRTRAAQDFVAQSGQVETDFNGAVPIIVHGDAAYPGQGVNFETMNLGNLDGYSTGGTIHLITNNRIGFTTEPTDGRSTTYATDVAKGYDVPIMHVNADDVEATIEAIDIAMEFRKEFNKDVVIDIVGYRRFGHNEMDEPMLTNPLPYKNIKKHKTVEVIYGNKLVEDGVLKEDDVQTVMDDVQKEMRQAHDQIDKTNKIDNAEMEIPENISKPLASNESELSYDRLKEINDAMLTYPEDFKIFNKLQRILDQRRKPFESDEGLVDWAHAEQLAFATVMQEGTPVRMTGQDCERGTFSHRHAVLHDQESDSVHIPLQHVPDQKGTFYIHNSPLSESAVVGFEYGYNVENPDSFNIWEAQFGDFANMAQMYFDNFIFSSNAKWGERTGLTFMLPHSFEGQGPEHSSARLERFLQLAAENNMTICNLSSASNYFHLLRAQAASLGTDAMRPLVLMSPKGLLRNKTVAQPISEFTSGGFEPILVGTHDPEKVTKVILASGKMLVDLKESMSKEPNEAIALVAVERLYPFPEEEIVAFLETLPNLKVIAWVQEEPQNQGAWHFVYPQLNRIVGDKYELEYQGRPHRAAPSEGDGEIHKIVQSKIIENSLNI, from the coding sequence ATGAAAAACGATAAACAGGTGAGTGAAGCGCCTGTAAATTTTGGGGCTAATTTAGGGTTAATGTTAGAACTTTATGACCAATTTTTAGATGATCCTAATTCTGTATCTGAAGATTTGCAAGTGCTTTTCAGCACAATTAAAAATGACAACACATCTTATTCAAACACATCAATGCAATCAAGCTCGGGAGACAACACGATTAAACGTGTGATGCGCTTGATTGACAATATTCGACAATACGGGCATTTACTCGCTGATATCTATCCAGTAAATAGACCACAACGTACGAATATTCCTAAACTAAACATTGAAGACTTCAATTTAGATCAAGCAACGCTTGAGAAGATACCAGCAGAGATTATCTCAGATCACTTTAAGGATATATATCCGAACGCATTTGAGGCAATCAAACGTATGGAGAAGCGATATAAGGGGTCTATCGCGTTTGAATATACACATATTAATAACAACAAGGAGCGTGTATGGTTGAAGCGCAGAATTGAAACACCATACAAAGCAACCTTGAACGAAGATGAAAAAATTGAACTTTTTAAATTGCTTGCACATGTAGAAGGATTTGAAAAGTATCTTCACAAAAACTTTGTAGGTGCAAAGCGTTTCTCAATTGAGGGTGTTGACGCACTTGTACCTATGATTGCACAAATTATTAAACGTGCAGCTGAGAATGAAATAAAAAATATCCAAATTGGTATGGCACATCGTGGTCGTTTAAATGTATTAACTCATATTTTGAAAAAACCATATGAAATGATGCTTTCAGAATTCATGCATACTGATCCGATGACATTCTTACCTGAAGATGGTAGCTTAACACTTACATCTGGATGGACAAGCGATGTTAAGTATCACTTAGGTGGGGTTAAAACAATCCAAACTCATGGTATTGAGCAACGCATCACTTTAGCGAACAATCCAAGTCACCTTGAGATTGTTGCACCAGTAGTGATTGGACGTACACGAGCAGCACAAGACTTCGTAGCACAATCTGGTCAAGTTGAAACTGATTTCAATGGTGCTGTGCCAATTATCGTTCATGGTGATGCTGCTTATCCAGGTCAAGGGGTTAACTTTGAAACGATGAACCTAGGCAATTTAGACGGTTATAGTACAGGTGGTACAATTCACTTGATCACAAATAACCGTATTGGGTTTACAACAGAACCTACGGATGGTCGTTCTACGACTTATGCTACGGATGTTGCAAAAGGTTATGACGTACCAATTATGCATGTCAATGCGGATGACGTTGAAGCAACGATTGAAGCGATTGATATTGCTATGGAATTTAGAAAGGAATTCAACAAAGATGTCGTGATTGATATCGTTGGATATCGTCGTTTTGGACATAACGAAATGGACGAACCGATGTTGACGAATCCACTTCCTTATAAAAACATCAAAAAACACAAAACAGTCGAAGTCATTTACGGTAACAAACTCGTAGAAGACGGCGTTTTAAAAGAAGATGACGTTCAAACAGTAATGGATGATGTGCAAAAAGAAATGCGTCAAGCACATGACCAAATTGATAAGACAAACAAAATTGACAATGCAGAAATGGAAATACCGGAAAATATTTCAAAACCATTGGCTAGTAACGAATCCGAGCTTTCTTATGATCGCTTAAAAGAAATCAATGATGCCATGTTGACTTATCCTGAAGATTTTAAGATTTTCAATAAGTTACAACGCATCTTAGATCAGCGTCGTAAACCTTTTGAGAGCGATGAAGGTCTTGTTGATTGGGCACATGCAGAACAACTTGCATTTGCAACTGTGATGCAAGAAGGCACACCTGTTCGTATGACTGGTCAAGACTGTGAACGTGGTACGTTTAGTCATCGCCATGCAGTTTTACATGATCAAGAAAGTGATTCAGTACACATTCCGTTACAACATGTACCAGATCAAAAAGGAACATTCTACATTCATAACTCACCATTATCTGAATCAGCAGTCGTTGGCTTTGAGTATGGTTATAACGTAGAAAATCCAGATTCATTTAACATTTGGGAAGCACAATTTGGTGACTTTGCTAATATGGCACAAATGTACTTTGATAACTTTATCTTTTCTAGTAATGCGAAGTGGGGTGAACGTACAGGTTTAACATTTATGTTGCCTCATTCATTTGAAGGGCAAGGACCTGAGCATTCATCTGCTCGATTAGAACGTTTCTTACAACTTGCAGCCGAAAATAATATGACAATCTGTAATTTGTCAAGCGCAAGTAACTACTTCCATTTATTACGTGCACAAGCGGCAAGCTTAGGTACTGATGCAATGCGACCACTCGTATTGATGTCACCAAAAGGCTTATTGCGTAATAAAACAGTCGCTCAACCTATTTCTGAATTTACATCAGGGGGCTTTGAGCCAATCTTAGTAGGTACACATGATCCAGAAAAAGTAACAAAAGTCATTCTTGCATCAGGTAAAATGCTTGTAGACCTAAAAGAATCAATGAGCAAAGAACCGAATGAAGCAATCGCACTTGTTGCTGTGGAAAGATTGTATCCATTCCCAGAAGAGGAAATTGTGGCGTTCTTAGAGACGTTACCAAACCTTAAAGTTATTGCTTGGGTACAAGAAGAGCCACAAAACCAAGGGGCATGGCATTTCGTATATCCACAACTTAATCGCATTGTCGGTGACAAATACGAACTTGAATACCAAGGTCGTCCACACCGTGCGGCGCCATCAGAAGGCGATGGAGAAATTCATAAAATTGTACAAAGTAAAATTATTGAAAATAGCTTAAATATCTAG
- a CDS encoding HAMP domain-containing histidine kinase produces the protein MKQPTLKTKWTLVTTIITFLIIFIFCLLIIYAVSSLLKQHELEEAERSADELYQLLTTKDFEKITPLEFSSVTSNHQKVILYDRDGTQLMENTNATDVTFAPEFEKTSDRYIRILKNSHGSFIVISNPVDTNYFEGYATVVHPLDVFDDLLNFITYLALIFGLIALFVTASISYAFSAQITKPINIITDKMTQIRRNGFQEKLEVPTNYEETDALIDNFNNMMVKLEEAFNQQRQFVEDASHELRTPLQIIQGHLNLIQRWGKKDPAVLEESLTISLEEMNRITKLVEELLLLTKDDPKTIENQIEQVDVNLEIKNRIHSLKQIHPDYDFEFESNQDFIYLYMNAFHLEQILLIFLDNAIKYDQENRDIHIKTKLINNRVLIEIKDHGLGIPKEDQEHIFNRFYRVDKSRSRQQGGNGLGLSIAMKMVKLYDGHITVNSEEGKYTIFTISFNSMKHH, from the coding sequence ATGAAGCAACCTACACTGAAAACCAAGTGGACACTTGTCACAACCATCATTACGTTTCTAATTATCTTTATATTTTGCTTATTAATTATTTATGCAGTTAGCAGTTTATTAAAACAACATGAACTAGAAGAGGCAGAACGCAGTGCAGATGAACTTTATCAACTCCTTACGACGAAGGATTTTGAAAAAATCACACCGCTAGAATTTAGTTCTGTCACAAGTAATCATCAAAAAGTGATTTTGTATGATCGTGACGGTACACAATTAATGGAGAATACAAATGCAACGGATGTAACCTTTGCGCCAGAATTTGAAAAAACTTCGGACCGATATATTCGTATCTTAAAAAACAGTCACGGTTCTTTTATTGTGATCTCCAATCCAGTTGACACAAATTATTTTGAAGGATACGCAACTGTCGTTCATCCGCTCGATGTTTTTGATGATCTATTAAACTTTATAACTTATCTTGCACTAATTTTTGGGTTAATTGCTTTATTTGTTACAGCTTCTATCAGCTATGCTTTCTCAGCGCAAATTACAAAACCTATTAATATCATCACTGACAAAATGACACAAATTAGAAGAAATGGATTCCAAGAAAAATTAGAAGTACCTACAAATTATGAAGAAACCGACGCGCTCATCGACAACTTCAACAATATGATGGTGAAACTAGAAGAGGCTTTTAATCAACAGCGACAATTTGTTGAAGATGCATCACATGAATTGAGAACACCTTTACAAATTATTCAAGGCCATCTTAATCTTATTCAGCGTTGGGGTAAAAAGGATCCTGCTGTGCTTGAAGAGTCATTGACTATTTCTCTTGAAGAGATGAACCGTATTACCAAGTTAGTCGAAGAACTACTGCTATTAACGAAAGATGACCCGAAAACAATCGAAAATCAAATCGAACAAGTCGATGTCAACTTAGAAATAAAAAATCGAATTCACTCATTAAAACAAATTCATCCAGATTATGATTTCGAGTTTGAAAGTAATCAAGATTTTATTTACTTATATATGAATGCTTTTCACTTGGAACAGATTCTTCTCATCTTTCTTGATAATGCGATTAAATATGATCAAGAAAACCGTGATATTCATATTAAAACAAAATTGATTAATAATCGTGTACTCATCGAAATCAAAGATCATGGGTTGGGTATTCCGAAAGAAGATCAGGAACATATCTTTAATCGTTTTTATCGTGTAGACAAATCACGATCACGTCAACAAGGGGGCAATGGATTAGGATTATCAATCGCAATGAAAATGGTAAAACTCTATGACGGGCATATTACTGTAAACAGTGAAGAAGGGAAATACACAATATTTACGATTAGTTTTAATTCTATGAAACATCACTAA
- a CDS encoding response regulator transcription factor: protein MKNVLIIEDEQNLARFIELELKHENYDVSIKNDGISGLNIALQQNFDIILLDLMLPGIDGLEVCKRLRKQKDTPIIMITAKGEIYDKVQGLDHGADDYIVKPFEIEELLARIRALVRRASDDQQTNKDTVEVSGIVIDKNAFHVSYGEQTIELTKTEFDLLLVLAENKNHVLHREQILNHVWGYDSEVETNVVDVYIRYLRNKLKVIQKEKIIETVRGVGYVIRQ, encoded by the coding sequence ATGAAAAATGTATTAATTATTGAAGATGAGCAAAACTTAGCACGCTTTATCGAACTTGAACTAAAACACGAAAATTATGACGTATCGATTAAAAACGATGGCATATCTGGCTTAAACATAGCACTACAACAAAATTTTGATATTATACTACTCGATCTGATGCTGCCAGGTATTGATGGCTTAGAAGTTTGTAAACGTCTCCGCAAACAGAAGGATACACCGATTATTATGATTACGGCAAAAGGGGAAATCTATGACAAAGTACAAGGGCTTGATCATGGTGCAGATGATTATATCGTAAAACCTTTCGAAATTGAAGAATTGTTAGCTAGGATACGTGCATTAGTAAGACGTGCATCTGATGACCAACAAACGAATAAAGACACTGTAGAAGTAAGTGGCATTGTTATCGATAAAAATGCGTTTCACGTGTCATATGGTGAACAAACCATCGAATTAACGAAGACAGAATTCGACTTATTACTCGTTCTCGCTGAAAATAAAAATCACGTTCTACATCGTGAACAAATTTTGAACCATGTTTGGGGATATGATTCTGAAGTCGAGACGAATGTTGTCGATGTTTATATTCGATATTTACGCAATAAATTAAAAGTCATACAAAAAGAAAAAATTATTGAGACCGTACGTGGAGTTGGGTATGTGATTCGTCAATGA